Proteins encoded together in one Catellatospora citrea window:
- a CDS encoding energy-coupling factor ABC transporter ATP-binding protein gives MTALLLDDVRYAYPDGHQALHGVSLRVAPGERVALLGPNGAGKTTLVLHLNGILPASGLTGSSGTVSVGDRTVDPKDRPGLAEIRRRVGLVFQDPDDQLFLPTVAEDVAFGPANLGLRGAELAARVDEALAAVGMGDVKDRAPHHLSLGQRRRVAVATVLAMRPDLLVMDEPSSNLDPQARRELAEIVLGLDVTLLMVTHDLPYALQLCPRSVILDEGRIVADGPTRELLADADLLARHRLELPYGFAVPAVA, from the coding sequence ATGACCGCGCTGCTGCTCGACGACGTGCGATACGCCTACCCCGACGGCCACCAGGCGCTGCACGGCGTGAGCCTGCGCGTCGCGCCCGGCGAGCGGGTCGCCCTGCTCGGCCCCAACGGCGCCGGCAAGACCACGCTGGTGCTGCACCTCAACGGCATCCTGCCGGCGTCCGGGCTGACCGGCTCGTCCGGCACGGTGTCGGTCGGCGACCGCACCGTCGACCCGAAGGACCGGCCCGGCCTCGCCGAGATCCGCCGCCGCGTCGGCCTGGTCTTCCAGGACCCCGACGACCAGCTGTTCCTGCCGACCGTCGCCGAGGACGTGGCGTTCGGCCCGGCGAACCTGGGTCTACGCGGGGCCGAGTTGGCCGCGCGGGTGGACGAGGCGCTGGCCGCGGTCGGGATGGGCGACGTGAAGGACCGCGCCCCGCATCACCTGTCGCTGGGGCAGCGCCGGCGGGTCGCCGTCGCGACGGTGCTGGCGATGCGACCCGATCTGCTGGTCATGGACGAGCCGTCGTCCAACCTGGACCCGCAGGCGCGGCGGGAGCTGGCCGAGATCGTGCTGGGGCTGGACGTGACGCTGCTGATGGTCACGCACGACCTGCCGTACGCGCTGCAGCTGTGCCCGCGCTCGGTGATCCTGGACGAGGGCCGCATCGTGGCCGACGGGCCGACCCGCGAGCTGCTGGCCGACGCCGACCTGCTGGCCCGCCACCGCCTGGAACTCCCGTACGGCTTCGCCGTCCCCGCCGTCGCCTGA
- a CDS encoding L,D-transpeptidase: MSALRRFGLVAAAAAVLVPLGSCTGKSAGSKEQAAPQPAPPAQTLELTPVAEQKDLPVSTEIGITVANAGVRSVALANAKGRLIPGRMRPGGAAWIPDRPLDYKSRYSVTVTATDGRRAITKSTSFSTMAEPQRQVGTGMYLFDGNTYGVAMPVVVEFSEQIPESARAQVESRLFVTTTPAQPGVWHWMSGRQVTYRAPEYWKPGTVLSVRAALKGLPMGEGRFGDDDRKATAKIADEKLELIVKNSNKHIEVFRNGKKIKSMPVSLGKASTPSSSGTMVIMDKQESTIFDTTGEPGDQYRVAIQYAQRLTWGGEFIHSAPWSVGDQGNRNVSHGCLNVSYGNAVWLFQNTHVGDPVTVKGTGVKLERGNGFTAWDLSWKEFVKGSALPVPQELLDPVPAVAPSASPSPSASASAAAVTPSPSDPTN, encoded by the coding sequence ATGAGTGCTCTGCGCAGGTTCGGTCTCGTCGCGGCGGCTGCGGCCGTGCTCGTACCGTTGGGTTCGTGCACGGGCAAGTCCGCCGGGTCCAAGGAACAGGCCGCTCCACAGCCCGCTCCTCCGGCGCAGACCCTGGAGCTGACTCCCGTCGCCGAGCAGAAGGACCTGCCGGTCAGCACCGAGATCGGCATCACCGTCGCGAACGCGGGCGTACGGTCGGTCGCCCTCGCCAACGCCAAGGGCCGGCTGATCCCGGGCCGGATGCGCCCCGGCGGCGCGGCCTGGATCCCGGACCGCCCGCTGGACTACAAGAGCCGCTACTCGGTCACGGTCACCGCCACCGACGGGCGGCGGGCGATCACGAAGTCGACCTCGTTCAGCACGATGGCGGAGCCGCAGCGGCAGGTCGGCACGGGCATGTACCTGTTCGACGGCAACACCTACGGCGTGGCGATGCCGGTGGTGGTGGAGTTCTCCGAGCAGATCCCGGAGTCGGCGCGGGCGCAGGTGGAGTCGCGGCTGTTCGTGACGACCACGCCGGCGCAGCCGGGGGTGTGGCACTGGATGAGCGGGCGGCAGGTGACCTACCGGGCGCCGGAGTACTGGAAGCCGGGCACGGTGCTCAGCGTGCGGGCGGCGCTGAAGGGCCTGCCGATGGGCGAGGGCCGGTTCGGCGACGACGACCGCAAGGCCACCGCGAAGATCGCGGACGAGAAGCTGGAGCTGATCGTCAAGAACTCGAACAAGCACATCGAGGTCTTCCGCAACGGAAAGAAGATCAAGTCGATGCCGGTGAGCCTGGGCAAGGCGAGCACGCCGTCCTCCTCCGGCACCATGGTGATCATGGACAAGCAGGAGTCCACCATCTTCGACACCACCGGCGAACCGGGTGACCAGTACCGGGTGGCGATCCAGTACGCGCAGCGGCTGACCTGGGGCGGGGAGTTCATCCACTCGGCCCCGTGGAGCGTCGGCGACCAGGGCAACCGCAACGTGTCGCACGGCTGCCTGAACGTCTCCTACGGCAACGCGGTGTGGCTGTTCCAGAACACGCACGTGGGCGACCCGGTGACGGTCAAGGGCACGGGGGTGAAGCTGGAACGCGGGAACGGCTTCACCGCGTGGGACCTGAGCTGGAAGGAGTTCGTCAAGGGCAGCGCGCTGCCGGTTCCGCAGGAGTTGCTCGACCCGGTGCCGGCGGTGGCGCCCTCCGCCTCCCCCTCCCCGAGCGCCAGCGCCAGCGCCGCTGCGGTGACCCCATCCCCGTCGGATCCGACAAACTAG
- a CDS encoding glycosyltransferase 87 family protein — protein MSQVRTRDPLVRVLTVIAVLVLAAVAFWRLRVEHDFFDLKIYMSAVNWWGDGHDLYDYAQPDRVQGALYFTYPPFAALLLFPFGLLPLGVTQALFTLGTVAAVVVTTYWLVAPLARRQGWPAWYAVGIGAPLVLVIEPLRETITFGQINMLLILLIMMDLLVLGPRGSKWTGVGIGVATALKLIPGLFIVYLLVTRQWRAAVTAMGAAAGVTLLPAAIAPRASWDFWTSALWDTARVGRLDYTGNQSLQGMLARFVAPEQPAKWLWLLLALAVLGFGMWRAARAGLAGDAVTGLALTGLVSGLISPITWPHHLYWFVPAIVTLLVAAQRAGDGRRWGWLAFAAGTYAVCVIGVVSVVDWGVAAVPTDTVGLFLARNAYVLLSLVLLVFLPINRPGDYPTSRAI, from the coding sequence ATGTCCCAGGTCCGCACCCGCGACCCGCTCGTGCGGGTGCTCACCGTGATCGCCGTGCTCGTGCTGGCCGCCGTCGCCTTCTGGCGGCTGCGGGTGGAGCACGACTTCTTCGACCTGAAGATCTACATGTCCGCGGTGAACTGGTGGGGCGACGGCCACGACCTGTACGACTACGCCCAGCCCGACCGGGTGCAGGGCGCGCTGTACTTCACCTACCCCCCGTTCGCGGCGCTGCTGCTGTTCCCGTTCGGCCTGCTGCCGCTGGGCGTGACCCAGGCGCTGTTCACGCTGGGCACCGTCGCCGCCGTGGTGGTCACCACCTACTGGCTGGTGGCCCCACTGGCCCGCCGGCAGGGGTGGCCGGCCTGGTACGCGGTGGGCATCGGCGCGCCGCTGGTGCTGGTCATCGAGCCGCTGCGGGAGACCATCACGTTCGGCCAGATCAACATGCTGCTGATCCTGCTGATCATGATGGACCTGCTGGTGCTCGGGCCGCGCGGCTCGAAGTGGACCGGTGTCGGCATCGGCGTGGCCACCGCGCTGAAGCTGATTCCCGGCCTGTTCATCGTGTACCTGCTGGTCACCCGCCAGTGGCGGGCGGCGGTCACGGCGATGGGCGCGGCCGCAGGGGTGACCCTGCTGCCCGCCGCGATCGCGCCGCGGGCCTCGTGGGACTTCTGGACCTCGGCGCTGTGGGACACCGCCCGGGTGGGCCGCCTCGACTACACCGGCAACCAGTCGCTGCAGGGCATGCTGGCCCGGTTCGTCGCGCCGGAGCAGCCCGCGAAGTGGCTCTGGCTGCTGCTGGCCCTGGCGGTGCTGGGCTTCGGCATGTGGCGGGCGGCGCGGGCGGGCCTGGCCGGCGACGCGGTGACCGGACTGGCGCTGACCGGCCTGGTGTCGGGGCTGATCAGCCCGATCACCTGGCCGCACCACCTCTACTGGTTCGTGCCCGCGATCGTGACGCTGCTCGTCGCGGCACAGCGGGCGGGTGACGGCCGCCGGTGGGGCTGGCTCGCCTTCGCGGCCGGCACGTACGCCGTCTGCGTGATCGGCGTGGTCTCGGTGGTGGACTGGGGCGTGGCCGCGGTGCCCACGGACACCGTGGGACTTTTCCTGGCCCGCAACGCCTACGTCCTTCTCAGCCTGGTGCTGCTGGTCTTCCTGCCGATCAACCGACCAGGGGATTATCCCACGTCAAGGGCTATATAG
- a CDS encoding Ig-like domain-containing protein → MPTPDLPTPMSMTRRRALTALGLAGAGVAGVAGLAACTGDKSPVWNGADGGGDKPAETPPKATVTISGPAADAKDVPAGAELVFAATEAVTTTVSLKDAAGVEVKGAMHPDGAGWLPEKALAFGTAYTATVTATGDDGKPATATTTFTTMAKPTKLVGISSFLADNAVVGVGMVLIFRTSRDIAKADRAAVQRRLMVQTEPFHEGIWTWYTARELHWRPKEFWKAGTTISVNVRAGGLPMGGGYYGRRDSTLVCKVGPDLQLRVDDKTHKMTVHQDGKVIKTIPVSLGRPSMPSSSGTMIIMEKKRNTVFDTMDAPNPANRYRTPVEYAQRMTWGGEFIHAAPWSVQNQGRTNVSHGCVNVSMANAAWLFANTLIGTPITTKGTPRRLDYGNGWTDWDKSWEQYVKGSAIPYAPPAEPTPDPSTTPSTGPSDTPSAGPSGTPSA, encoded by the coding sequence ATGCCCACCCCCGATCTCCCGACCCCCATGTCCATGACCCGGCGGCGCGCGCTCACCGCGCTCGGCCTGGCCGGCGCGGGTGTCGCCGGAGTGGCCGGCCTGGCTGCCTGCACGGGCGACAAGTCGCCGGTCTGGAACGGCGCGGACGGCGGCGGCGACAAGCCGGCCGAGACGCCGCCGAAGGCGACCGTCACGATCAGCGGCCCGGCCGCCGACGCCAAGGACGTGCCGGCCGGCGCGGAGCTGGTGTTCGCCGCGACCGAGGCCGTGACCACCACGGTCTCGCTGAAGGACGCCGCCGGCGTCGAGGTGAAGGGTGCCATGCACCCCGACGGCGCGGGCTGGCTGCCGGAGAAGGCACTGGCCTTCGGCACGGCCTACACCGCGACCGTGACCGCGACCGGCGACGACGGCAAGCCCGCCACCGCGACCACGACGTTCACCACCATGGCCAAGCCGACCAAGCTGGTCGGGATCAGCAGCTTCCTGGCCGACAACGCCGTCGTCGGCGTCGGCATGGTGCTGATCTTCAGGACCAGCCGGGACATCGCAAAGGCCGACCGGGCCGCGGTCCAGCGCCGCCTGATGGTGCAGACCGAGCCGTTCCACGAAGGCATCTGGACCTGGTACACCGCTCGCGAGCTGCACTGGCGGCCGAAGGAGTTCTGGAAGGCCGGCACGACGATCTCCGTCAACGTGCGGGCCGGCGGCCTGCCGATGGGCGGCGGCTACTACGGCCGCCGCGACTCCACGCTGGTCTGCAAGGTCGGGCCGGACCTGCAGCTGCGGGTCGACGACAAGACCCACAAGATGACGGTGCATCAGGACGGCAAGGTCATCAAGACGATCCCGGTCAGCCTGGGCCGCCCGAGCATGCCGTCCTCCAGCGGCACGATGATCATCATGGAGAAGAAGCGGAACACCGTCTTCGACACCATGGACGCCCCGAACCCGGCCAACCGCTACCGCACCCCGGTGGAGTACGCCCAGCGGATGACCTGGGGCGGCGAGTTCATCCACGCCGCACCGTGGTCGGTGCAGAACCAGGGTCGCACCAACGTGTCGCACGGCTGCGTGAACGTGTCCATGGCCAACGCCGCCTGGCTGTTCGCCAACACCCTGATCGGCACGCCGATCACCACCAAGGGCACGCCGCGCAGGCTCGACTACGGCAACGGCTGGACCGACTGGGACAAGAGCTGGGAGCAGTACGTGAAGGGCAGCGCCATTCCGTACGCCCCGCCGGCCGAGCCCACGCCCGACCCGTCGACGACGCCGTCCACCGGCCCGTCCGACACCCCCTCAGCGGGCCCCTCGGGCACACCGAGCGCCTGA
- a CDS encoding copper resistance CopC/CopD family protein, with protein MRGLLAVVAFLALTLLPGSPAYAHAALLRTSPPAGSVVPEAPRDVTLTFSEPVSPVADKIRIIGPDGQRADRGKPTVDGNVLKIELREDAPKGTYLVSYRVISADSHPIPGGFTFSVGAPSATPAALPEEKVDTTIRNLIAIGKAIGYAGLVLLVGPVLVLTLLWPARLSQRGPRRVMWTGFGVVALATLAGLYLQAPYSTGSSLTAVTGGDLGDVLGSQYGIALLVRLALLAVAAFLVRPLLAGRDGIVDRVLLLAVAAGAALTWPLAGHPAASPVPAVSVVVDALHLAGAAVWLGGLLMLALFLLRQADNRELGAILPIWSRWAALAVSTVLLAGVVSGLIQIGTPRALIDTTYGQLMIAKIVLVGLILVAAFFARRWTNNGAADNPRPLRRVVTTELAIAAVVLAVTGALTQTTPARTAQETAQLPAQPVIYSSTLTSSLYTLQVEVDPAKLGDNAVHLYAYKADGSPLPVVEWKATAALPSAGIEPITFPMLQLTDNHASGQVTLPTPGDWQLRFTLRLSEIDQDSVTATVPIS; from the coding sequence GTGCGGGGGCTGCTGGCGGTGGTCGCGTTCCTGGCGTTGACGCTGCTGCCGGGCTCGCCGGCGTATGCGCACGCGGCGCTGCTGCGTACCAGCCCGCCCGCCGGGTCGGTGGTGCCCGAGGCGCCCAGGGACGTGACGCTGACGTTCAGCGAGCCGGTGTCGCCGGTCGCCGACAAGATCCGGATCATCGGGCCGGACGGGCAGCGGGCCGACCGCGGCAAGCCCACGGTCGACGGCAACGTGCTGAAGATCGAGTTGCGCGAGGACGCTCCGAAGGGCACCTACCTGGTCAGCTACCGGGTGATCTCGGCGGACAGCCACCCGATCCCGGGCGGGTTCACGTTCTCGGTCGGCGCGCCCTCGGCCACCCCGGCGGCGCTGCCGGAGGAGAAGGTCGACACCACGATCCGCAACCTGATCGCGATCGGCAAGGCGATCGGGTACGCCGGCCTGGTGCTCCTGGTCGGTCCGGTGCTGGTGCTGACGCTGCTGTGGCCGGCCCGGCTCAGCCAGCGCGGCCCGCGCCGGGTCATGTGGACGGGCTTCGGCGTGGTCGCCCTCGCCACCCTGGCGGGCCTGTACCTGCAGGCCCCGTACTCCACCGGCAGCAGCCTGACCGCGGTGACCGGCGGCGACCTCGGCGACGTGCTGGGCAGCCAGTACGGCATCGCGCTGCTGGTGCGGCTGGCACTGCTGGCGGTGGCCGCGTTCCTGGTGCGCCCGCTGCTGGCCGGGCGCGACGGGATCGTGGACCGGGTGCTGCTGCTCGCGGTCGCCGCCGGGGCCGCGCTGACCTGGCCGCTGGCCGGGCATCCGGCCGCCTCGCCGGTGCCCGCCGTGTCCGTGGTCGTCGACGCGCTGCACCTGGCCGGGGCGGCCGTCTGGCTGGGCGGGCTGCTGATGCTGGCGCTGTTCCTGCTGCGCCAGGCCGACAACCGCGAGCTGGGCGCGATCCTGCCGATCTGGTCGCGCTGGGCGGCGCTGGCCGTGTCGACCGTGCTGCTGGCCGGCGTGGTGTCCGGGCTGATCCAGATCGGCACCCCGCGGGCGCTGATCGACACGACGTACGGCCAGCTCATGATCGCCAAGATCGTGCTGGTGGGGCTGATCCTGGTCGCGGCGTTCTTCGCCCGGCGGTGGACGAACAACGGGGCCGCCGACAACCCGCGCCCGCTGCGCCGCGTCGTCACCACCGAGCTGGCCATCGCGGCCGTGGTGCTGGCGGTGACCGGCGCGCTGACGCAGACCACCCCGGCCCGCACCGCGCAGGAGACCGCGCAGCTGCCCGCCCAGCCGGTCATCTACTCCTCGACCCTGACCAGCTCGCTGTACACGCTGCAGGTGGAGGTCGACCCGGCCAAGCTCGGCGACAACGCGGTGCACCTGTACGCGTACAAGGCCGACGGCTCGCCGTTGCCGGTGGTGGAGTGGAAGGCCACCGCGGCGCTGCCCTCGGCGGGCATCGAGCCGATCACGTTCCCCATGCTCCAGCTCACCGACAACCACGCCAGCGGGCAGGTCACCCTGCCCACGCCCGGAGACTGGCAGCTGCGCTTCACCCTTCGCCTCTCCGAGATCGATCAGGATTCGGTCACCGCGACGGTGCCGATCTCATAG
- the orn gene encoding oligoribonuclease, whose amino-acid sequence MRSADHLVWIDCEMTGLNLGSDALIEVAALVTDADLNVLGDGVDVVIHTDDAALDGMVDVVKQMHEKSGLTEAVRRSTVTVEQAEDMVLEYVTKYVTEPRTAPLCGNSIATDRGFIVRDMPRLDTHLHYRMIDVSSVKELCRRWYPRVYFGQPEKGLAHRALADIRESIRELRYYREAIFVPQPGPDVDEAKRIAATMLLP is encoded by the coding sequence CTGCGAAGCGCCGACCATCTGGTATGGATCGACTGTGAGATGACCGGCCTGAACCTGGGCAGCGACGCCTTGATCGAGGTAGCGGCCCTGGTCACCGATGCCGACCTGAACGTGCTGGGCGACGGGGTGGACGTCGTGATCCACACCGACGACGCCGCCCTCGACGGCATGGTCGACGTGGTGAAGCAGATGCACGAGAAATCGGGCCTGACCGAGGCGGTGCGCCGGTCCACGGTCACCGTCGAGCAGGCCGAGGACATGGTGCTGGAGTACGTCACCAAGTACGTCACCGAGCCGCGCACCGCGCCCCTGTGTGGCAACTCGATCGCCACCGACCGGGGCTTCATCGTCCGGGACATGCCCCGCCTCGACACGCACCTGCACTACCGCATGATCGACGTGTCGTCGGTGAAGGAGCTGTGCCGCCGCTGGTATCCCCGGGTGTACTTCGGCCAGCCGGAGAAGGGGCTGGCCCACCGGGCCCTGGCCGACATCCGGGAGAGCATACGGGAGCTGCGCTACTACCGCGAGGCGATCTTCGTGCCGCAGCCCGGTCCGGACGTCGACGAGGCCAAGCGCATCGCGGCGACGATGCTGCTGCCCTGA
- a CDS encoding DoxX family protein, which produces MDERTGWSKAQPWVSLLVRLGLAGIFLVAGLLKVTDLAANGRAVNAYQIMSYDAAMVVGAIQPFVEIVVGLLLLVGLATRLAAWLSAGMMVAFIAGISSAWARGLNIDCGCFSKGGQLPPGVTPNYLPEILRDVAFLAMAIFLIIYPVSRFSLDARLDRPFSAGLPADDDVLEEDSESSEHTAPRRERA; this is translated from the coding sequence ATGGACGAGCGCACCGGCTGGAGCAAGGCCCAGCCGTGGGTCAGCCTGCTGGTCAGGCTCGGCCTGGCGGGCATCTTCCTGGTCGCGGGCCTGCTCAAGGTCACCGACCTGGCCGCCAACGGCCGCGCCGTGAACGCGTACCAGATCATGTCGTATGACGCCGCGATGGTCGTCGGCGCGATCCAGCCCTTCGTGGAGATCGTCGTCGGGCTGCTGCTCCTGGTGGGCCTCGCCACCCGGCTGGCGGCGTGGCTCTCGGCGGGCATGATGGTCGCCTTCATCGCGGGCATCAGCTCGGCCTGGGCCCGCGGCCTGAACATCGACTGCGGATGCTTCAGCAAGGGCGGCCAGCTGCCGCCCGGGGTGACGCCCAACTATCTTCCGGAGATCCTCCGGGATGTGGCCTTCCTCGCGATGGCCATCTTTTTGATCATCTACCCGGTCAGCCGTTTCTCCCTCGACGCACGACTGGATCGACCGTTCTCCGCCGGGCTGCCGGCGGATGACGACGTGCTGGAGGAAGACAGTGAATCGAGCGAGCACACCGCACCCCGCCGCGAGCGGGCCTGA
- a CDS encoding DsbA family protein: MSSRKDQNAAARMVRDQIAKEQRRKRTMWISIAAVAALVIAGLIGWGIYAGSKTTDFTAPKGANAAGNGITTGNGPVVVDEYVDFLCPHCKTFHDEAAASIAQLAADGKITLVTHPVAYLDGASTNRYSTRASAASGCAAEFGKFTEFSNVLFDNQPAEGGAGPTDDDLIVLGRQAGLGEDFAQCVREKRFLTWTNHVSEEAGRAGVTGTPTVLVNGKPTQASAAQIAAAVAAANGANPSASTS, encoded by the coding sequence ATGAGCAGCCGGAAGGATCAGAATGCGGCTGCCCGGATGGTGCGGGACCAGATCGCCAAGGAGCAGCGCCGTAAGCGCACCATGTGGATCTCCATCGCGGCGGTGGCCGCGCTGGTCATCGCCGGCCTGATCGGCTGGGGCATCTACGCGGGCTCCAAGACGACAGACTTCACCGCCCCGAAGGGCGCCAACGCGGCCGGCAACGGCATCACCACCGGCAACGGGCCGGTCGTCGTCGACGAGTACGTCGACTTCCTCTGCCCGCACTGCAAGACCTTCCACGACGAGGCCGCGGCCTCGATCGCGCAGCTCGCCGCCGATGGCAAGATCACGCTGGTCACCCACCCCGTGGCCTACCTCGACGGCGCGTCCACGAACCGGTACTCCACCCGCGCGTCGGCCGCCTCGGGTTGCGCCGCCGAGTTCGGCAAGTTCACCGAGTTCTCCAACGTGCTGTTCGACAACCAGCCCGCCGAGGGCGGGGCCGGACCCACCGACGACGATCTGATCGTGCTCGGCCGGCAGGCCGGGCTCGGCGAGGACTTCGCGCAGTGCGTACGCGAAAAGCGCTTCCTCACCTGGACCAACCACGTCAGCGAGGAGGCCGGCCGCGCCGGTGTCACCGGCACCCCGACCGTCCTGGTCAACGGCAAGCCCACCCAGGCCAGCGCGGCGCAGATCGCCGCCGCGGTCGCCGCCGCCAACGGCGCCAACCCGTCCGCGAGCACCAGCTGA
- a CDS encoding YcnI family copper-binding membrane protein, with translation MKMTRRLGVVAVTVLGLLAVAVPASAHVTVNPKEAVQGGYARVAFRVPNESDDTNTTKVEVYLPEDAPVASVTTMPVPGWTVTVAKRKLATPIEVHGSPVSEVVSTLTWTATSPDAAVKPGQFQEFPVSMGPLPKVDKMVFKTLQTYSDGAVVRWIDPPANDGAEPESPAPVLTLLPAAAGAEATPATDNTLAVGDTKSSGTDWFGVAGLIAGLLALILAGVALARTRKEPAR, from the coding sequence ATGAAGATGACGCGCCGCCTCGGTGTGGTCGCAGTGACGGTGCTCGGCCTGCTGGCCGTCGCCGTGCCCGCGTCGGCCCACGTCACGGTCAACCCGAAGGAGGCCGTGCAGGGCGGCTACGCCCGCGTGGCGTTCCGGGTGCCGAACGAGTCCGACGACACGAACACCACCAAGGTCGAGGTGTACCTGCCGGAGGACGCCCCGGTCGCGTCGGTCACCACGATGCCGGTCCCCGGCTGGACGGTGACCGTGGCCAAGCGCAAGCTGGCCACGCCGATCGAGGTGCACGGCAGCCCGGTCAGCGAGGTCGTCTCCACGCTGACCTGGACCGCGACCTCGCCGGACGCGGCGGTCAAACCCGGCCAGTTCCAGGAGTTCCCGGTGTCCATGGGCCCGCTGCCCAAGGTCGACAAGATGGTCTTCAAGACGCTGCAGACCTACTCCGACGGGGCGGTGGTGCGCTGGATCGACCCGCCCGCCAACGACGGCGCGGAGCCGGAGAGCCCGGCCCCGGTGCTGACGCTGCTGCCCGCGGCGGCGGGCGCCGAGGCCACCCCGGCGACGGACAACACCCTCGCCGTCGGCGACACCAAGAGCAGTGGCACGGACTGGTTCGGCGTGGCCGGTCTGATCGCCGGCCTGTTGGCCCTGATCCTTGCCGGAGTGGCGCTGGCGCGTACCCGCAAGGAGCCCGCGCGCTAG
- a CDS encoding aminoglycoside phosphotransferase codes for MSWQDLPAGLRHLIEAEVGVLVCAEQVGTGHNCLLGMVMHTAHDRYFLKGVPADHKRAVWTQSNEAAINPHVRHVSAPLAFHVAADGWDVLGFRHLDAQHADLSPGSPDLSKITASLQALNAIPAPDGLTLRTAEDRWRDYAGDHAHLLAGTTVAHTDLHRHNILIDGTAKFVDWAWPTLAAPWFDTACVGLQLIHAGHTPKDAELWCQDSPAFAAASEQAVTTFVTAARSLWAEIATADPQQWKAEVAEAACTWAEYRNG; via the coding sequence GTGTCATGGCAAGACCTTCCCGCCGGCCTGCGCCACCTGATCGAGGCCGAGGTGGGAGTCCTCGTCTGCGCCGAGCAGGTCGGCACCGGGCACAACTGCCTGCTCGGCATGGTCATGCACACGGCGCACGACCGCTACTTCCTCAAGGGCGTCCCCGCCGACCATAAGCGGGCCGTCTGGACCCAGAGCAACGAGGCCGCGATCAACCCCCACGTCCGGCACGTGTCGGCACCACTCGCCTTCCACGTAGCCGCCGACGGCTGGGACGTGCTCGGCTTCCGGCACCTCGACGCTCAACACGCCGACTTGAGCCCCGGCTCACCGGACCTATCGAAGATCACCGCGAGCCTGCAGGCCCTCAACGCCATTCCCGCCCCTGACGGGCTCACGCTGCGCACCGCCGAAGATCGCTGGCGCGACTACGCAGGCGACCACGCGCACCTGCTCGCTGGGACGACCGTCGCGCACACGGATCTGCATCGCCACAACATCCTGATCGACGGCACCGCGAAGTTCGTCGACTGGGCGTGGCCGACCCTCGCCGCACCCTGGTTCGATACCGCCTGCGTGGGACTACAACTCATCCACGCAGGCCACACGCCTAAGGACGCCGAGCTATGGTGCCAGGACTCCCCCGCCTTCGCCGCTGCCTCCGAGCAAGCGGTGACGACCTTCGTCACCGCCGCCCGAAGCCTGTGGGCCGAGATCGCCACCGCCGACCCCCAACAGTGGAAGGCCGAAGTCGCTGAGGCCGCCTGTACCTGGGCGGAGTACCGGAACGGGTAG
- a CDS encoding sigma factor-like helix-turn-helix DNA-binding protein, producing the protein MRSTQAEVWRFVAALVDPGSADDLTQETYLRAFRALPAFEGRSTVRTWLLGIARRTCADHLRTVVRQRRLGVRLAAQALTSGPHPDPAGQVGAAQLLDRLSPERREAFVLTQLLGLSYEQAAAVQEVPVGTIRSRVARARAELVDDVVSALAA; encoded by the coding sequence GTGCGGTCCACCCAGGCCGAGGTGTGGCGGTTCGTCGCCGCCCTGGTCGACCCCGGCAGCGCGGACGACCTCACCCAGGAGACCTACCTGCGGGCGTTCCGGGCGCTGCCCGCGTTCGAGGGCCGCTCGACGGTGCGCACCTGGCTGCTCGGCATCGCCCGGCGCACCTGCGCCGACCATCTGCGTACGGTGGTAAGACAGCGCCGGCTGGGGGTGCGGCTGGCCGCACAGGCGCTGACGAGCGGGCCGCACCCGGATCCGGCCGGTCAGGTCGGGGCGGCGCAGCTGCTCGACCGGCTGTCGCCGGAACGCCGGGAGGCGTTCGTGCTGACCCAGCTGCTGGGGTTGTCGTACGAGCAGGCGGCGGCGGTGCAGGAGGTGCCGGTCGGCACGATCCGGTCCCGGGTCGCGCGTGCCCGCGCCGAACTGGTGGACGACGTCGTTAGCGCCTTAGCCGCCTGA